One stretch of Patagioenas fasciata isolate bPatFas1 chromosome 9, bPatFas1.hap1, whole genome shotgun sequence DNA includes these proteins:
- the SLC16A14 gene encoding monocarboxylate transporter 14 isoform X2, with protein sequence MKSECAQPPTSPFIGLFISMCGCRKTAIIGGVLNALGWILSAYASNVHYLFLTFGVTAGVGSGMVYLPAVVMVGQYFQKRRALAQGLSTTGTGFGAFLMTALLKYLCTEYGWRSAMFLQGAISLNLCVCGALMRPLSPKDVSEKYVVRSNSEDNKAKALSHSAETIKSNGPLSDESEKKEEATNEEVLDSVQHTDIGDKSRGGRNMYGLRILKRVSQLTVTVRKGFAIWYSSYFGAASLFTNRVFVAFIIWALFAYSSFVIPFIHLPEIVKQYNLSNQNNIFPLTSIIAIVHIFGKVILGIVSDLPCISTWNVFLIANFTLVTCILTLPLMHTYISLAVVCALIGFSSGYFSLMPVVTEDLVGTKHLANAYGIIICANGISALLGPPFAGWIYDITHKYDFSFYISGLLYMVGIIFLFIQPCIQKKQPKEKPTEEAQV encoded by the exons ATGAAGAGTGAGTGTGCTCAGCCACCGACAA GTCCTTTCATTGGTTTATTCATCAGCATGTGTGGGTGCCGCAAGACAGCTATAATTGGAGGCGTATTGAATGCCCTGGGTTGGATACTGAGTGCGTATGCCTCAAATGTGCACTACCTCTTCCTTACGTTTGGAGTGACGGCTG GTGTTGGAAGTGGCATGGTTTATCTGCCTGCAGTGGTCATGGTGGGGCAGTATTTTCAGAAGAGAAGAGCGCTTGCACAAGGACTCAGCACCACGGGAACGGGGTTTGGAGCTTTCCTAATGACTGCCTTGCTGAAGTACCTCTGCACCGAATACGGGTGGAGGAGCGCCATGTTCCTCCAGGGCGCCATCTCCCTCAACCTTTGTGTCTGCGGGGCGCTTATGAGACCACTCTCTCCCAAAGATGTTAGTGAAAAATATGTTGTGAGAAGTAATAGTGAAGATAATAAGGCAAAAGCTCTGTCCCATTCTGCAGAGACTATAAAATCTAATGGACCCCTCAGTGAcgaatcagaaaaaaaagaagaggcaacAAATGAAGAAGTGCTTGACAGTGTTCAGCACACAGACATTGGAGATAAATCTAGAGGTGGAAGGAATATGTACGGACTGCGCATTCTTAAGAGAGTGAGCCAGCTGACAGTCACGGTCAGGAAGGGCTTTGCAATATGGTACTCCAGCTACTTTGGAGCTGCATCACTGTTTACCAATAGAGTATTTGTGGCCTTTATAATTTGGGCTTTATTTGCCTATAGCAGCTTTGTCATTCCCTTTATTCATCTTCCAGAAATAGTCAAGCAGTACAACTTATCTAATCAGAACAATATATTTCCTTTGACATCCATTATAGCCATTGTTCATATTTTTGGTAAAGTGATCCTTGGAATCGTCTCTGATCTCCCATGCATCAGCACGTGGAATGTCTTCCTCATAGCTAACTTTACCCTGGTCACCTGCATTCTTACTTTGCCACTAATGCACACGTACATTAGCCTGGCTGTGGTTTGTGCTCTAATAGGATTTTCTAGTGGCTATTTTTCTCTAATGCCTGTTGTGACTGAAGATTTAGTTGGAACGAAACACCTTGCAAATGCCTATGGCATCATCATTTGTGCCAACGGAATATCTGCATTGCTTGGGCCACCCTTTGCAG GTTGGATCTATGACATCACACATAAATACGACTTTTCTTTTTACATATCTGGCTTGCTATACATGGTgggaataatatttttgtttatacaACCTTGTATTCAAAAGAAACAACCTAAAGAAAAACCTACAGAAGAGGCACAAGTATAG
- the SLC16A14 gene encoding monocarboxylate transporter 14 isoform X1 yields MYASREDIGYDFGDDSKVGSKPVKPNPNIDGGWAWMIVLSSFLVHILIMGSQMALGILNMEWLEEFNQSRGLTAWVSSLSMGITLIVGPFIGLFISMCGCRKTAIIGGVLNALGWILSAYASNVHYLFLTFGVTAGVGSGMVYLPAVVMVGQYFQKRRALAQGLSTTGTGFGAFLMTALLKYLCTEYGWRSAMFLQGAISLNLCVCGALMRPLSPKDVSEKYVVRSNSEDNKAKALSHSAETIKSNGPLSDESEKKEEATNEEVLDSVQHTDIGDKSRGGRNMYGLRILKRVSQLTVTVRKGFAIWYSSYFGAASLFTNRVFVAFIIWALFAYSSFVIPFIHLPEIVKQYNLSNQNNIFPLTSIIAIVHIFGKVILGIVSDLPCISTWNVFLIANFTLVTCILTLPLMHTYISLAVVCALIGFSSGYFSLMPVVTEDLVGTKHLANAYGIIICANGISALLGPPFAGWIYDITHKYDFSFYISGLLYMVGIIFLFIQPCIQKKQPKEKPTEEAQV; encoded by the exons ATGTATGCTAGTCGAGAGGATATTGGATATGATTTTGGAGATGACTCGAAAGTTGGAAGTAAGCCAGTTAAGCCTAATCCAAACATTGATGGAGGATGGGCTTGGATGATTGTACTTTCATCTTTCCTTGTGCACATACTTATCATGGGGTCCCAAATGGCCCTTGGAATACTCAACATGGAATGGCTTGAAGAGTTTAATCAAAGTCGTGGCTTAACAGCGTGGGTTAGCTCCCTCAGCATGGGCATTACACTCATTGTAG GTCCTTTCATTGGTTTATTCATCAGCATGTGTGGGTGCCGCAAGACAGCTATAATTGGAGGCGTATTGAATGCCCTGGGTTGGATACTGAGTGCGTATGCCTCAAATGTGCACTACCTCTTCCTTACGTTTGGAGTGACGGCTG GTGTTGGAAGTGGCATGGTTTATCTGCCTGCAGTGGTCATGGTGGGGCAGTATTTTCAGAAGAGAAGAGCGCTTGCACAAGGACTCAGCACCACGGGAACGGGGTTTGGAGCTTTCCTAATGACTGCCTTGCTGAAGTACCTCTGCACCGAATACGGGTGGAGGAGCGCCATGTTCCTCCAGGGCGCCATCTCCCTCAACCTTTGTGTCTGCGGGGCGCTTATGAGACCACTCTCTCCCAAAGATGTTAGTGAAAAATATGTTGTGAGAAGTAATAGTGAAGATAATAAGGCAAAAGCTCTGTCCCATTCTGCAGAGACTATAAAATCTAATGGACCCCTCAGTGAcgaatcagaaaaaaaagaagaggcaacAAATGAAGAAGTGCTTGACAGTGTTCAGCACACAGACATTGGAGATAAATCTAGAGGTGGAAGGAATATGTACGGACTGCGCATTCTTAAGAGAGTGAGCCAGCTGACAGTCACGGTCAGGAAGGGCTTTGCAATATGGTACTCCAGCTACTTTGGAGCTGCATCACTGTTTACCAATAGAGTATTTGTGGCCTTTATAATTTGGGCTTTATTTGCCTATAGCAGCTTTGTCATTCCCTTTATTCATCTTCCAGAAATAGTCAAGCAGTACAACTTATCTAATCAGAACAATATATTTCCTTTGACATCCATTATAGCCATTGTTCATATTTTTGGTAAAGTGATCCTTGGAATCGTCTCTGATCTCCCATGCATCAGCACGTGGAATGTCTTCCTCATAGCTAACTTTACCCTGGTCACCTGCATTCTTACTTTGCCACTAATGCACACGTACATTAGCCTGGCTGTGGTTTGTGCTCTAATAGGATTTTCTAGTGGCTATTTTTCTCTAATGCCTGTTGTGACTGAAGATTTAGTTGGAACGAAACACCTTGCAAATGCCTATGGCATCATCATTTGTGCCAACGGAATATCTGCATTGCTTGGGCCACCCTTTGCAG GTTGGATCTATGACATCACACATAAATACGACTTTTCTTTTTACATATCTGGCTTGCTATACATGGTgggaataatatttttgtttatacaACCTTGTATTCAAAAGAAACAACCTAAAGAAAAACCTACAGAAGAGGCACAAGTATAG
- the SLC16A14 gene encoding monocarboxylate transporter 14 isoform X3 — translation MCGCRKTAIIGGVLNALGWILSAYASNVHYLFLTFGVTAGVGSGMVYLPAVVMVGQYFQKRRALAQGLSTTGTGFGAFLMTALLKYLCTEYGWRSAMFLQGAISLNLCVCGALMRPLSPKDVSEKYVVRSNSEDNKAKALSHSAETIKSNGPLSDESEKKEEATNEEVLDSVQHTDIGDKSRGGRNMYGLRILKRVSQLTVTVRKGFAIWYSSYFGAASLFTNRVFVAFIIWALFAYSSFVIPFIHLPEIVKQYNLSNQNNIFPLTSIIAIVHIFGKVILGIVSDLPCISTWNVFLIANFTLVTCILTLPLMHTYISLAVVCALIGFSSGYFSLMPVVTEDLVGTKHLANAYGIIICANGISALLGPPFAGWIYDITHKYDFSFYISGLLYMVGIIFLFIQPCIQKKQPKEKPTEEAQV, via the exons ATGTGTGGGTGCCGCAAGACAGCTATAATTGGAGGCGTATTGAATGCCCTGGGTTGGATACTGAGTGCGTATGCCTCAAATGTGCACTACCTCTTCCTTACGTTTGGAGTGACGGCTG GTGTTGGAAGTGGCATGGTTTATCTGCCTGCAGTGGTCATGGTGGGGCAGTATTTTCAGAAGAGAAGAGCGCTTGCACAAGGACTCAGCACCACGGGAACGGGGTTTGGAGCTTTCCTAATGACTGCCTTGCTGAAGTACCTCTGCACCGAATACGGGTGGAGGAGCGCCATGTTCCTCCAGGGCGCCATCTCCCTCAACCTTTGTGTCTGCGGGGCGCTTATGAGACCACTCTCTCCCAAAGATGTTAGTGAAAAATATGTTGTGAGAAGTAATAGTGAAGATAATAAGGCAAAAGCTCTGTCCCATTCTGCAGAGACTATAAAATCTAATGGACCCCTCAGTGAcgaatcagaaaaaaaagaagaggcaacAAATGAAGAAGTGCTTGACAGTGTTCAGCACACAGACATTGGAGATAAATCTAGAGGTGGAAGGAATATGTACGGACTGCGCATTCTTAAGAGAGTGAGCCAGCTGACAGTCACGGTCAGGAAGGGCTTTGCAATATGGTACTCCAGCTACTTTGGAGCTGCATCACTGTTTACCAATAGAGTATTTGTGGCCTTTATAATTTGGGCTTTATTTGCCTATAGCAGCTTTGTCATTCCCTTTATTCATCTTCCAGAAATAGTCAAGCAGTACAACTTATCTAATCAGAACAATATATTTCCTTTGACATCCATTATAGCCATTGTTCATATTTTTGGTAAAGTGATCCTTGGAATCGTCTCTGATCTCCCATGCATCAGCACGTGGAATGTCTTCCTCATAGCTAACTTTACCCTGGTCACCTGCATTCTTACTTTGCCACTAATGCACACGTACATTAGCCTGGCTGTGGTTTGTGCTCTAATAGGATTTTCTAGTGGCTATTTTTCTCTAATGCCTGTTGTGACTGAAGATTTAGTTGGAACGAAACACCTTGCAAATGCCTATGGCATCATCATTTGTGCCAACGGAATATCTGCATTGCTTGGGCCACCCTTTGCAG GTTGGATCTATGACATCACACATAAATACGACTTTTCTTTTTACATATCTGGCTTGCTATACATGGTgggaataatatttttgtttatacaACCTTGTATTCAAAAGAAACAACCTAAAGAAAAACCTACAGAAGAGGCACAAGTATAG